One Campylobacterota bacterium DNA segment encodes these proteins:
- a CDS encoding 2OG-Fe(II) oxygenase — protein MHNYISMYDDVLSKNYCQDLINRFESNPQCHHNVRNTHDEWQMRFTQINLFQHDIFRDDVVFLSHLFREAIERYKEDNKIEPHQWPSDYTFERIRMKRYQPGGDDRFDAHVDVTDHDSARRFLVVFFYLNDDFTGGETDFPHLQIMAKPKPGRLIMFPPMWGWLHQAKPIIQGSPKYIVGTLLHYK, from the coding sequence ATGCACAACTATATCAGTATGTACGACGATGTCTTGAGTAAAAACTACTGCCAAGACTTGATCAATCGGTTCGAATCCAACCCGCAATGTCACCATAATGTACGCAATACGCACGATGAGTGGCAAATGCGTTTCACCCAAATCAATCTGTTTCAGCATGACATTTTTCGTGATGACGTTGTATTTCTCAGTCACTTATTTCGTGAAGCCATCGAGCGATACAAAGAAGATAACAAGATTGAGCCGCATCAATGGCCGAGCGATTATACGTTTGAGCGGATACGGATGAAACGTTATCAGCCCGGCGGAGATGATCGTTTCGATGCTCACGTGGACGTTACCGATCATGATTCTGCCAGACGGTTTTTGGTCGTATTTTTCTATCTAAACGATGACTTCACAGGCGGGGAGACCGATTTCCCTCACCTGCAAATCATGGCGAAACCTAAACCGGGTAGGCTGATTATGTTTCCTCCGATGTGGGGATGGCTGCATCAAGCCAAACCGATTATCCAAGGCAGTCCCAAATACATCGTCGGGACGTTATTGCATTATAAATAA